One genomic region from Cucumis sativus cultivar 9930 unplaced genomic scaffold, Cucumber_9930_V3 scaffold95, whole genome shotgun sequence encodes:
- the LOC116406401 gene encoding E3 ubiquitin-protein ligase UPL6-like gives MSALSEVDLRGSIRVSFVNEFGVEEAGIDGGGIFKDVMENITRAAFDVQYGLFKQIADHLLYPNPGSGMIHEQHLQFFHFLEVLLAKVMFEGILVDILFATFFLSKLKQK, from the exons ATGAGTGCATTGTCTGAAGTTGATCTTCGAGGATCG ATACGTGtgtcttttgttaatgaatttggAGTTGAGGAGGCAGGAATTGATGGTGgtggtatttttaaagatgtcaTGGAGAACATTACACGGGCAGCCTTTGACGTGCAGTATGGTTTATTTAAG CAAATTGCTGACCATTTGCTCTACCCCAATCCTGGTTCGGGAATGATACATGAGCAACATCTccagtttttccatttcctcgaAGTTCTTTTGGCAAAG GTCATGTTTGAAGGAAttcttgttgatatactttttgcaacattcttcttgagcaagttaaaacagaagtaa